The uncultured Campylobacter sp. genome includes a region encoding these proteins:
- the atpE gene encoding ATP synthase F0 subunit C, which yields MKKVLVLLFALCGAAFASEQLSAYTQIVSFSAITVAVVLGLAALGGALGMGNAASATLNGIARNPSVASKLSNTMYISLAMIEAQVIYALVISFILLFVNPFLTAGLKAAAN from the coding sequence ATGAAAAAAGTTCTTGTATTATTATTTGCGCTTTGCGGCGCGGCTTTCGCTAGCGAGCAGCTAAGTGCTTACACTCAGATCGTTTCTTTTTCTGCAATTACCGTTGCAGTCGTTTTAGGTCTAGCCGCTTTGGGTGGCGCATTAGGTATGGGAAATGCCGCTAGTGCGACGCTTAACGGCATCGCTAGAAATCCGAGCGTAGCTAGCAAGCTATCGAATACGATGTATATTTCGCTAGCGATGATCGAAGCGCAGGTTATCTATGCATTAGTTATTTCATTTATCTTGCTTTTCGTAAATCCTTTTTTGACAGCGGGTTTAAAGGCTGCTGCAAATTAA